In Deinococcus psychrotolerans, the genomic window TAGTGATCGGGATGGATATGGGTCACGATGACGCGCTCGATATCGGGCCAGTGCAGGCCGAGGGCACTCAGCGCGGCTTCGAGGGCCTGCCGAGCTTCAGGGGTGTTGATGCTGGTGTCGATCAAAGTCACGGGCGGTGAGAGGTCGATCAGCACCGTGACCGTTTTCATCGGCAAGGGAATCGGGATCAAGGCGGCGTAGAGCGTGCCGCGCAGATGGTGCAGCGCGGGTGGGTGGGCAGCGGCGGTCATGGCTTAACTTAGCATCCTGCCTTGAACTCGGTACAAATTTGCTGGGGGTGTTTCTTAAGCTTCCCAGATGGGCCACCCGTCTTCAAAAATGCTGAGCAAGCGGACACCACCTCAAGTGGATCTGCTGACACATGCCTGACAAACCAGTGACGTTCCCCTGACAAAAGGCCAGCACAGTGTGAGGCATGAAGAAGATTTTGACTTTGGGCCTGAGCCTGATCGCAATGACCGCCGCTGCCGCTTCCGCTGCCACCATTACCGGCGCGGGCGCGAGCTTTCCTTATCCGCTGTATTCCAAGATGTTTGCCGAATACAAAACCGCCAGCGGCAACGACGTGAACTACCAATCGGTGGGTTCCGGCTCGGGCCAGCAGCAGATCATCGCCCGCACCGTGGACTTCGGAGCCAGCGACAACCCCATGAGCGACGAAGCCATGAAGCCTGCTCCCGGCAAGCTGCTGCACATCCCCACCGCCATCGGCGCAGTGGTGCCTTCCTACAACCTGCCCGGCGTGACCACCAAGCTCAACTTCGACGGCAAGCTGCTGGCCGACATCTACCTCGGCAAAGTCAAGTTATGGAGCGACCCGGCCATCAAGAAACTCAACCCTGACGTGACCTTGCCCGGCCTGCCCATCACGGTGGCCCGCCGCTCGGACGGCTCCGGCACCACCGCCGTGTTCACCGATTACCTGAGCAAAGTCAGCAGCGAGTGGAAAACCAAGGTCGGCAGCGCCAACAGTGTGCAGTGGCCGGTGGGCGTGGGCGGCAAGGGCAACGACGGCGTGGCCGGCATCGTCAAAAGCACCCCCGGCGCGATTGGTTACGTGG contains:
- the pstS gene encoding phosphate ABC transporter substrate-binding protein PstS; translation: MKKILTLGLSLIAMTAAAASAATITGAGASFPYPLYSKMFAEYKTASGNDVNYQSVGSGSGQQQIIARTVDFGASDNPMSDEAMKPAPGKLLHIPTAIGAVVPSYNLPGVTTKLNFDGKLLADIYLGKVKLWSDPAIKKLNPDVTLPGLPITVARRSDGSGTTAVFTDYLSKVSSEWKTKVGSANSVQWPVGVGGKGNDGVAGIVKSTPGAIGYVELIYAKQTKLDFGAVKNRAGKMIVADNGPAALAAEGVVIPADTRVSITNSANPNAYPIASFTYIIFYQDQKYGSRTEAQAKDLKNLLSWMVSTGQQYNEPLDYAKLPANAVNKAKTIIASMTYGGAKF